One segment of Candidatus Paceibacterota bacterium DNA contains the following:
- a CDS encoding site-2 protease family protein, whose protein sequence is MTDSTTLIFSIVILLFSVIIHEISHGYAAERLGDPTARYAGRLTLNPIPHLDLIGSILLPLLLIFSGSPFMIGWAKPVPYNPFNLRNQRWGEAIVAIAGPLVNIFIFLLFGLIIRFYADVLSLRALTLMSTVVLINIVLAIFNLVPIPPLDGSKILFSILPYRARAIRFNLERYGFVLVLVFVIFFWQYLTPLIASIFATVTGIPV, encoded by the coding sequence ATGACTGATTCCACTACTCTCATTTTTTCCATTGTTATCCTGCTTTTTTCTGTCATTATCCATGAAATTTCCCATGGCTATGCCGCTGAAAGACTGGGAGATCCGACCGCTCGTTATGCCGGCCGCCTGACTCTCAACCCTATTCCACACCTTGATTTAATCGGCTCCATTCTTCTTCCTCTGCTTTTAATATTTTCCGGCTCGCCTTTTATGATCGGCTGGGCCAAGCCGGTGCCCTACAATCCATTCAATTTGCGTAATCAGCGTTGGGGAGAAGCTATCGTAGCCATTGCCGGTCCCTTGGTAAATATTTTTATCTTTCTTCTCTTCGGGCTGATTATTCGATTTTATGCCGACGTTCTGTCTCTTCGAGCTCTAACTTTGATGAGTACGGTGGTGCTGATTAATATTGTTCTGGCTATATTTAATCTGGTGCCGATTCCGCCACTCGACGGCTCGAAGATTCTTTTTTCCATTTTGCCCTATCGAGCCAGAGCTATTCGCTTTAATCTAGAGCGATATGGGTTTGTTTTAGTGTTGGTCTTTGTTATCTTTTTTTGGCAATATCTGACCCCCTTAATTGCTTCGATTTTTGCCACGGTGACCGGTATTCCGGTTTAA
- a CDS encoding MBL fold metallo-hydrolase, with protein sequence MGLLVLLNLAIWYVAVWENRGNILKVAFLNIGQGDAILIEAPNGNKMMIDGGPGGAAVESELSKQLPFYDRHLDLIILTHPDADHVAGFQSILNDYQVNEVMEPGSNTDTETYKKIEDTITAKNLPKVLARRGMRIILDRRRKIYLTILFPDRDPETWDTNTSSIVARLTYGHNSFLFQGDSPQMIENYLVSLDGANLKSDVLKAGHHGSKTSTSDLYVQTVQPVYTVISAGLHNRYGFPHHDTIDILNKYHTQLLKTYELGTIVLKSNGTNLTYDSSH encoded by the coding sequence GTGGGTCTTTTGGTTCTCCTTAATTTAGCTATCTGGTATGTTGCCGTTTGGGAGAATCGCGGCAACATTTTGAAAGTGGCTTTCCTAAATATCGGGCAGGGCGACGCTATTTTAATAGAAGCGCCGAATGGCAATAAGATGATGATAGACGGCGGCCCCGGAGGGGCCGCCGTCGAATCAGAACTCTCCAAACAATTGCCATTTTACGATCGTCACCTCGACTTAATCATCCTGACTCATCCCGATGCCGATCATGTGGCTGGATTTCAATCAATTCTTAACGACTATCAAGTGAACGAAGTAATGGAACCGGGTTCAAACACTGACACAGAAACCTATAAGAAAATCGAGGACACTATAACAGCAAAAAATCTCCCAAAAGTTCTGGCTCGTCGCGGCATGCGCATTATTTTGGATCGAAGGCGAAAAATTTATTTAACTATTCTTTTTCCGGATCGCGATCCGGAAACCTGGGATACTAACACCAGCTCAATTGTGGCGCGGCTGACTTACGGGCACAACTCCTTTCTTTTCCAGGGGGATTCACCTCAAATGATTGAAAATTATTTGGTTTCGCTTGATGGCGCCAATTTAAAAAGCGACGTCCTAAAAGCCGGACATCATGGCTCCAAAACTTCCACCAGCGATTTATATGTGCAAACAGTTCAGCCTGTTTACACAGTCATCTCCGCCGGCCTCCACAACCGCTACGGTTTTCCTCATCACGATACGATCGATATTCTGAATAAATATCACACTCAGCTCTTAAAAACTTATGAATTGGGAACCATTGTTTTGAAAAGTAACGGAACAAATTTGACTTACGACAGCTCTCATTGA
- a CDS encoding ComEC/Rec2 family competence protein — MKFYIFVWSFFALVFLISIFGLLRHKYDPIFFSKINTNVHLTGVVVDEPDQRQNSTNLVVLPEKILDKSIDKKHSEKILVRAPPNTIFQYGDEVEIDGKLQLPQKIDSENGNSFNYPEYLAKDGIYYLINRAEVKVISSGHGNFLKRQLFRIKNLFLGNLKKVLPEPHSSFAGGLIVAGKKSLPKDLLDQFQKTGTLQIVVLSGYNITIVAEAMIRFFRFLPGAGGFLAGAVSIILFSIMAGGTSTIIRAAIMALISILAKLTHRVYDARRALFLAGFLMVLQNPRILVYDPSFQLSFMATLGLMTLSPYFDRRLNFLPEKFQIRQTASATTGAQVFVTPILLYQIGQISLISVPANMLMMVIVPYIMLAGFISGLLVFISPIIALPGAFISYLALSYELFILKFFASIPFVLLKISFSFWLLIITYGFYIFIYFRKNKTEFKIKESGLPFNRRQAALTDFSEVEDIKIIENS; from the coding sequence ATGAAGTTTTATATTTTCGTCTGGAGTTTTTTCGCTCTGGTTTTCCTAATTTCTATTTTTGGATTGTTGAGGCATAAATATGATCCTATTTTCTTCTCAAAAATTAATACCAATGTTCACCTAACTGGTGTTGTAGTGGATGAGCCAGATCAGCGGCAAAACAGCACCAATTTAGTAGTTTTACCGGAGAAGATTCTTGACAAAAGTATTGACAAAAAACACTCGGAAAAAATTTTGGTTCGAGCGCCACCGAATACCATCTTTCAATATGGTGATGAGGTTGAGATTGATGGGAAACTGCAGTTACCGCAAAAAATCGATTCTGAAAATGGCAATTCATTTAATTATCCGGAATATCTGGCCAAAGACGGAATTTATTATTTGATTAATCGAGCCGAAGTTAAAGTTATTTCATCCGGGCACGGTAATTTCCTTAAACGACAACTGTTTAGAATCAAAAATCTCTTTCTCGGAAATCTCAAAAAAGTTTTACCTGAACCGCATTCGAGCTTTGCCGGCGGCTTGATCGTGGCTGGTAAGAAATCTTTGCCCAAAGATTTGCTAGATCAATTTCAAAAGACCGGTACTCTGCAAATTGTCGTCTTGTCCGGCTACAACATTACTATTGTGGCGGAAGCGATGATCAGATTTTTTAGATTTCTGCCCGGCGCCGGCGGCTTCTTAGCCGGCGCCGTCTCTATTATTTTGTTTTCGATTATGGCTGGCGGCACCTCTACCATAATTCGTGCCGCCATCATGGCTCTGATTTCTATCTTGGCTAAGCTTACTCATCGAGTTTATGATGCTCGCCGAGCTCTATTTTTAGCCGGCTTTCTGATGGTGCTCCAGAACCCGAGAATTTTAGTCTACGACCCGTCTTTTCAATTAAGTTTCATGGCCACCCTTGGCTTAATGACACTCTCTCCATATTTCGATCGCCGGCTAAACTTCTTGCCGGAAAAATTTCAGATTCGGCAAACCGCTTCAGCCACAACTGGAGCTCAAGTCTTTGTGACACCGATTCTTCTTTACCAAATTGGGCAGATTTCTCTAATTTCAGTACCAGCCAATATGCTGATGATGGTTATTGTTCCGTACATAATGCTAGCCGGATTCATCAGCGGCCTTCTAGTCTTTATTAGTCCGATTATTGCTTTGCCGGGGGCTTTTATTTCCTATCTAGCTCTCTCTTACGAATTATTTATCTTGAAATTTTTCGCCAGCATTCCTTTCGTTTTGTTGAAAATTTCATTCTCTTTTTGGCTTCTGATCATTACTTACGGATTTTATATTTTCATTTATTTCCGGAAGAATAAAACTGAATTTAAGATCAAAGAAAGCGGCCTGCCTTTCAATCGCCGGCAGGCCGCTTTGACCGATTTCTCCGAGGTCGAAGATATCAAAATAATAGAAAATTCTTAA
- the rpsG gene encoding 30S ribosomal protein S7: MRRKVKNRNKVRPEATYDSEKVAKFINYCMERGKKNAARKIVYGAFESIKEKNKTDNPLEVFDTALKNTAPQMEVRSRRVGGANYQVPREVRPERRQQLSMKWIIQAAKSKKGQPMHLKLADEIIAASKNEGEAVKKRENTHKMAEANKAFAHFAW; encoded by the coding sequence ATGCGAAGAAAAGTTAAAAATAGAAATAAAGTTCGACCGGAAGCGACCTACGATTCAGAGAAGGTGGCTAAGTTTATTAATTACTGCATGGAAAGAGGCAAAAAAAATGCCGCTCGAAAAATTGTTTACGGCGCTTTTGAATCAATCAAGGAAAAAAATAAGACGGATAATCCTCTGGAAGTATTCGATACCGCTTTGAAAAACACCGCTCCTCAAATGGAAGTGCGATCTCGAAGAGTGGGAGGCGCTAATTATCAAGTGCCGCGAGAAGTTCGACCGGAGCGACGTCAGCAACTTTCAATGAAATGGATTATTCAGGCCGCTAAATCTAAAAAGGGTCAACCAATGCATCTTAAATTAGCCGATGAAATCATTGCCGCTTCTAAAAATGAAGGAGAAGCCGTGAAGAAGCGCGAGAATACTCATAAGATGGCGGAGGCCAACAAAGCTTTTGCTCATTTTGCCTGGTAA
- a CDS encoding bL28 family ribosomal protein, producing the protein MAKVCAVTKRGSRVGGGYSNRTRATQFNPTGRVRKYPNLQKKRIYIPELQKYMTLNLSTRALKTIQKNGAYQTLKKAGVI; encoded by the coding sequence ATGGCTAAAGTTTGTGCAGTAACAAAACGAGGTTCCCGAGTCGGCGGTGGTTACTCCAACCGCACTCGAGCTACCCAATTCAATCCGACTGGGCGTGTTCGGAAGTACCCGAACCTGCAGAAAAAGCGTATTTATATTCCAGAGTTACAAAAATATATGACTCTCAATCTCTCCACTCGAGCTCTCAAGACCATTCAAAAGAATGGAGCCTACCAAACCTTAAAGAAAGCCGGGGTAATCTAA
- the rnhA gene encoding ribonuclease HI: MLPKILIFTDGAARGNPGPAGWGAVIVHDKEVKEIGGFASNSTNNQMELTGAIKALKEVEDKDLPIELFTDSSYLINGITKWVSAWRMNEWKTKAKKEVLNRELWEQLAELVENKNIEWKYLGGHSGIVGNERCDQIATEFADGKRPVLFSGPLDKYGLDILNFNLDEEKAAQKAAARSHQRAAAYSYVSLVNGKIKTHKTWADCEKRVKGKSGAKFKKATSKEDEKEIIKEFSK; this comes from the coding sequence ATGCTTCCAAAGATTTTAATTTTTACCGATGGTGCCGCTCGCGGCAATCCCGGTCCTGCCGGTTGGGGAGCGGTGATTGTTCACGATAAGGAAGTAAAAGAGATTGGCGGATTCGCATCGAATTCCACCAATAATCAAATGGAACTTACGGGCGCCATCAAGGCTTTAAAAGAAGTGGAAGATAAAGATCTTCCCATCGAACTTTTTACCGACTCATCTTATTTAATCAACGGTATTACTAAATGGGTCAGCGCTTGGCGCATGAATGAGTGGAAGACTAAAGCCAAAAAGGAAGTCTTGAATCGAGAGCTCTGGGAACAACTCGCAGAGCTGGTGGAGAACAAGAATATTGAATGGAAATATCTCGGTGGGCATTCCGGTATTGTCGGCAATGAAAGATGTGACCAAATTGCTACCGAATTCGCCGATGGTAAGCGGCCCGTTCTTTTTAGCGGGCCGCTTGATAAATACGGGCTTGATATTTTGAATTTTAATTTAGATGAAGAAAAAGCTGCCCAAAAGGCGGCCGCCCGAAGCCACCAGCGGGCAGCCGCCTACTCCTACGTCAGTCTTGTCAACGGCAAAATAAAAACTCACAAAACTTGGGCTGATTGCGAAAAGCGCGTCAAAGGTAAATCCGGCGCTAAATTTAAAAAAGCTACCAGCAAGGAAGATGAAAAAGAGATAATTAAGGAATTCTCTAAATAA
- the rpsL gene encoding 30S ribosomal protein S12, with translation MATINQLVKRKRVKPIRKIKAVALTRTFNTLKNRPGYNPSPFKRGVCTKVTTKTPKKPNSAIRKIARVRLTNGMEVTAYIPGEGHNLQEHSVVLLRSGKVKDIGVRYTIVRGKLDATGVEKRRKVRSMYGTKKPK, from the coding sequence ATGGCTACTATTAATCAGTTAGTAAAACGAAAAAGAGTAAAACCGATCCGCAAAATTAAGGCGGTGGCTTTAACGCGCACTTTCAATACTCTGAAGAATCGACCGGGGTACAATCCCTCTCCTTTTAAAAGAGGCGTCTGTACTAAGGTTACGACTAAGACTCCAAAGAAGCCGAACTCCGCCATTCGAAAGATTGCTCGTGTCAGACTGACTAACGGCATGGAAGTAACCGCTTACATTCCGGGTGAAGGTCATAATCTACAAGAACACTCGGTAGTTTTACTTCGATCAGGAAAAGTAAAGGATATTGGTGTTAGATACACCATTGTTCGAGGCAAGCTTGATGCAACCGGAGTCGAGAAGCGCCGAAAGGTTAGAAGTATGTATGGGACGAAGAAACCTAAATAA
- a CDS encoding Fe-Mn family superoxide dismutase — protein MPQDPYVEKKFNIPELKGISKKTIEEHLKLYAGYVKNTNLIMKIQADYGETEDEGGKFSLAEVRRRFAFEFNGMRNHEYYFEQFEGGPMAASAGGAFYKSIVDQFGSFEKWLEGFKQIAMTRGIGWANLYLDQRTGKILNHWIDEQHLGHLNSLRFLLGLDMWEHSYLFDYTPADKKKYVEAFFENLNWGVVEDRFEKAI, from the coding sequence ATGCCTCAAGATCCTTATGTTGAGAAAAAATTTAATATTCCCGAACTCAAGGGAATTTCAAAGAAAACTATCGAGGAGCACCTTAAGCTTTACGCCGGCTACGTTAAAAACACCAATCTCATTATGAAAATTCAAGCCGATTACGGCGAGACGGAGGATGAGGGCGGCAAATTTTCACTGGCCGAGGTAAGACGTCGTTTTGCTTTTGAATTTAACGGCATGCGCAATCACGAATATTACTTTGAGCAGTTTGAAGGCGGCCCAATGGCCGCTAGCGCCGGTGGGGCCTTTTATAAAAGCATTGTTGATCAATTTGGCAGTTTTGAAAAATGGCTGGAAGGATTCAAACAAATCGCCATGACCCGCGGCATCGGCTGGGCCAACCTGTACCTTGACCAACGCACCGGTAAAATTCTTAATCATTGGATAGACGAGCAGCACCTCGGGCACTTAAATTCCTTACGATTCCTGCTAGGTCTCGATATGTGGGAGCATTCTTACCTATTCGATTACACTCCCGCCGACAAGAAGAAATATGTAGAAGCCTTCTTCGAAAATCTCAATTGGGGCGTGGTGGAAGATAGGTTTGAGAAAGCAATTTAA
- a CDS encoding HIT family protein gives MQDCVFCKIVSGEIPAEKVYEDEYTLAFMDIHPSNPGHVLVIPKDHFENLYTIPDEELCRLMLSVKKVAIAVKHGTLADGIHLVMNNEKPGGQLVFHAHIHIIPRYIEDDFKWGVHKPYKEGEMEKTAEKIRSSI, from the coding sequence ATGCAAGATTGTGTCTTCTGTAAAATTGTGTCAGGAGAAATTCCGGCCGAGAAAGTGTATGAGGATGAATATACTTTGGCTTTTATGGACATTCATCCTTCAAATCCCGGCCATGTTTTGGTTATTCCGAAAGATCATTTTGAAAATCTCTACACCATACCAGACGAAGAACTCTGTCGCCTGATGCTTTCGGTCAAGAAGGTGGCTATTGCAGTTAAGCACGGCACTCTCGCCGATGGCATTCACTTGGTAATGAATAATGAAAAACCCGGGGGTCAGTTGGTTTTTCACGCTCACATACACATTATTCCTAGATACATTGAAGATGATTTCAAATGGGGAGTTCATAAGCCCTACAAGGAAGGAGAAATGGAAAAAACCGCAGAGAAAATTCGAAGTTCAATTTAA
- the recJ gene encoding single-stranded-DNA-specific exonuclease RecJ, which produces MKSYKVRKALNEAEKEQLKSYPEFLQHLLHHRGLRSEEAAEEFLFPQYEKGVHDPYLMKDMEKAVTRIIEAIEKGEKTVIFSDFDADGIPGAVILHDFFKKIGYENFENYIPDRHNEGYGLNLEAIQKFKDLNASLLITIDCGISNFKEIEKANELGIDVIITDHHLPHKKLPPAFAILNSKQEDCSYPFKMLCGAGVVFKLIQAILKKSRYSIKEGMEKWYLDMVGFATLSDMVPLQGENRIFAHYGLMVLRKSPRPGLLELFRRTDINPRFLSEDDISFSLTPKINAASRMGSPIEAFELLHTSDVVRARELSESLIKLNDERKGVVAGMIREMKKAIENRADQIGEVIVLGNPKWRPSLLGLCANNLADEFQKPVFLWGREGSGLLKGSGRSNGLIDLSVLMNEASSEIILEYGGHAYAGGFSVAPDKIHLLEVELNKAYLKAKVEAVLTEDFVDKKISIDEVNWDIYKLIEKLAPYGEGNPKPVFLLENLEINEVKNFGKTNNHLELSFLNQLGKRVKAIGFFMSEQFSHKSLAAGDKINLVATFEKSNFRNYPELRLRIVDII; this is translated from the coding sequence ATGAAGTCTTATAAAGTCAGAAAAGCGCTTAACGAAGCTGAAAAAGAGCAATTAAAATCATATCCGGAGTTTTTGCAACATCTGCTGCATCATCGCGGCCTCCGGTCGGAGGAGGCTGCGGAAGAATTTCTATTTCCGCAATATGAAAAAGGCGTTCACGATCCATATCTGATGAAGGATATGGAGAAAGCCGTCACTCGCATCATTGAAGCTATTGAAAAGGGCGAGAAAACGGTCATTTTCAGCGACTTTGACGCTGATGGCATTCCGGGAGCGGTGATACTGCACGACTTTTTCAAGAAAATTGGCTATGAAAATTTTGAAAATTATATTCCGGATCGCCACAATGAGGGTTACGGTCTGAATTTAGAAGCCATTCAGAAATTTAAGGACCTCAACGCCTCTCTTTTGATTACCATTGATTGCGGCATTTCCAATTTCAAGGAAATTGAAAAGGCAAACGAGCTCGGCATCGATGTCATCATCACTGATCATCACTTGCCTCACAAGAAATTACCGCCGGCTTTTGCCATTCTCAATTCCAAACAGGAAGACTGCAGTTATCCATTCAAAATGCTCTGTGGGGCCGGCGTGGTTTTTAAATTAATTCAGGCTATTTTAAAAAAGTCTCGCTACTCTATTAAAGAAGGAATGGAAAAATGGTATCTGGATATGGTTGGCTTTGCCACTCTCTCCGATATGGTGCCACTTCAGGGTGAAAACCGCATCTTTGCCCACTATGGCTTGATGGTTCTCCGAAAATCTCCGCGTCCGGGCTTATTGGAATTGTTTCGACGAACAGATATTAATCCACGGTTCCTTTCTGAAGATGATATTTCTTTCAGCCTAACTCCGAAAATCAATGCCGCCTCCAGAATGGGCTCACCCATTGAAGCTTTCGAATTACTGCACACCAGCGATGTGGTGCGGGCGCGAGAACTTTCCGAGTCTTTAATTAAATTGAATGACGAACGAAAAGGCGTAGTGGCGGGCATGATTCGTGAAATGAAAAAAGCTATTGAAAACAGAGCCGATCAGATTGGAGAAGTAATCGTGCTCGGAAATCCAAAATGGCGGCCATCACTGCTCGGACTCTGTGCCAATAATCTGGCGGACGAATTTCAGAAGCCGGTATTTCTCTGGGGCAGAGAGGGGAGCGGCCTGCTGAAAGGATCAGGCCGCTCGAACGGTTTGATTGACCTTTCAGTTTTAATGAATGAAGCCAGTTCCGAAATTATCTTGGAATATGGCGGCCACGCCTACGCCGGTGGCTTCTCAGTTGCTCCCGACAAAATTCATTTACTGGAAGTGGAATTAAACAAGGCCTATCTAAAAGCTAAAGTGGAAGCAGTCTTAACTGAGGACTTTGTAGACAAGAAAATATCTATTGATGAAGTTAACTGGGACATTTATAAATTGATTGAAAAATTGGCGCCTTACGGTGAAGGTAATCCCAAGCCGGTATTCCTCTTGGAAAATCTGGAAATAAATGAAGTTAAAAATTTTGGCAAGACGAATAATCATCTCGAACTCTCTTTCTTGAATCAGCTAGGTAAACGCGTCAAGGCAATCGGGTTTTTCATGAGTGAGCAGTTTAGTCACAAGTCACTGGCGGCCGGCGACAAGATTAATCTCGTGGCTACTTTTGAGAAATCAAACTTCCGAAATTATCCGGAACTGCGCCTGCGAATTGTTGATATAATTTAA
- the pgk gene encoding phosphoglycerate kinase, with protein MLEIKNIKEAGDLAGKKVIARLDLNVPIENDQITDDFRILKLLPTIQYLRENGAITLIISHLDAEGETLEVIGNYLNEKFPITFLKDLFSAETEKKIQEAKAGDVFLFENIRQYPEEEKNDEEFAKRIARLGDLYLNDAFPVCHRCHASVVGVPKFLPHYAGFQLQKEIEHLSLSENPERPFLFILGGAKFSTKLPLIQKFLDRADYCFVAGALSNDFFKEKGWEVGISLTDPTPFDPKMLENPKLILPAEVMTKNGDQIVPKKPSELNKEDKIVDAGPAVLEQLRELIQKSKLIIWNGPLGYYEDGFDQPTKDLAKLIAESVATSIIGGGDTIAAIESLGLQDKFTFVSTGGGAMLDFLLDDTLPGIEALK; from the coding sequence ATGTTGGAAATTAAAAACATCAAAGAGGCGGGCGACTTAGCGGGCAAAAAAGTCATCGCTCGGCTTGATCTTAATGTACCAATAGAAAATGACCAGATTACCGATGATTTTCGCATTCTAAAATTGCTACCCACCATTCAATATCTTCGGGAAAACGGAGCAATTACTTTGATTATCAGTCATTTGGATGCTGAGGGAGAGACTTTGGAGGTGATCGGAAACTATTTGAACGAGAAGTTTCCGATCACCTTTTTAAAAGATCTTTTTTCTGCCGAAACCGAAAAGAAAATTCAGGAGGCCAAAGCCGGCGATGTATTTTTATTTGAAAATATCCGACAGTATCCGGAGGAAGAGAAAAATGACGAGGAATTCGCGAAGCGAATTGCTCGTCTCGGTGATCTCTATCTCAATGATGCTTTCCCAGTCTGTCATCGTTGCCATGCTTCCGTTGTCGGCGTGCCAAAATTTTTGCCTCATTACGCCGGTTTCCAGCTCCAAAAAGAAATTGAACATCTTTCCTTGAGCGAAAATCCGGAGCGACCATTTTTATTTATTTTAGGGGGAGCCAAATTCAGTACCAAGCTGCCACTGATTCAAAAATTCTTGGACCGAGCAGATTATTGTTTTGTAGCTGGCGCTCTTTCAAATGATTTCTTCAAAGAAAAAGGATGGGAAGTCGGAATTTCCCTTACCGATCCGACACCCTTTGACCCGAAAATGCTGGAAAATCCGAAATTAATTCTGCCGGCTGAAGTAATGACTAAAAATGGCGATCAGATCGTGCCGAAAAAACCAAGCGAATTAAATAAAGAAGATAAAATTGTGGATGCGGGTCCCGCAGTTCTAGAACAACTAAGGGAGCTTATTCAAAAATCCAAACTAATTATTTGGAACGGACCACTCGGTTATTACGAAGATGGCTTCGATCAGCCGACCAAAGATTTAGCCAAGTTGATAGCCGAGTCCGTCGCCACCTCGATCATCGGTGGCGGCGACACCATCGCCGCCATTGAGTCGCTCGGTCTTCAAGACAAATTCACATTCGTCTCCACCGGCGGGGGCGCCATGCTGGACTTTCTTCTTGACGACACCTTGCCGGGAATAGAAGCTTTAAAATAA